The Candidatus Thiodiazotropha endoloripes genome has a window encoding:
- a CDS encoding choice-of-anchor U domain-containing protein, with amino-acid sequence MNPTVADTCSSDGTGLGAFVSNISGLVPSTLYSVRAFATNGIGTGYGPQISFTTVADDGDGVALAVEDAGPNGGDGNNDGTADSLQSNVSSLPDATGSGYLTLEVGGGCATAQAVAAVAIGSMPAADPFGYLYPYGLLEFTLPCETADITVYYHMPGATSLVSSVYRKYGPVPPGGPSASWYTLPGVVYGTAGSMVATASFTLADNVLGDDTGDDGVIVDQGGPGFPGAARPIPTLSNLVVLLLALLDGAVAVRSIKRAYL; translated from the coding sequence ATGAATCCAACGGTCGCTGACACCTGCAGCTCGGATGGTACTGGCTTAGGCGCCTTCGTCAGCAATATCTCAGGTCTGGTGCCTTCAACCCTCTATTCTGTACGAGCCTTTGCCACCAATGGCATTGGTACTGGTTATGGGCCCCAGATCAGTTTTACCACAGTGGCAGATGATGGTGATGGCGTGGCTTTGGCGGTTGAGGATGCCGGGCCAAACGGTGGTGATGGCAATAATGACGGTACCGCCGACAGTCTCCAGTCGAATGTCAGTTCCCTGCCGGATGCGACCGGGAGCGGCTATCTCACCCTGGAGGTTGGGGGAGGCTGTGCCACCGCACAGGCGGTGGCAGCTGTAGCGATTGGCTCAATGCCCGCAGCGGATCCATTCGGCTATCTCTATCCCTATGGCTTGCTGGAATTTACCCTGCCTTGTGAAACCGCTGATATTACCGTCTACTACCATATGCCTGGTGCGACCTCTCTGGTATCGAGTGTTTACAGGAAGTATGGTCCGGTACCGCCCGGTGGGCCTTCTGCTTCCTGGTATACCCTGCCGGGTGTGGTCTACGGTACGGCCGGATCAATGGTAGCAACAGCTTCGTTCACCCTGGCTGACAATGTGTTGGGTGATGATACCGGGGATGATGGAGTGATTGTGGACCAGGGTGGTCCGGGATTCCCGGGTGCTGCGCGGCCGATTCCGACACTCTCCAACCTGGTGGTTCTGTTGCTTGCCCTGCTTGACGGCGCTGTAGCTGTTCGTTCGATCAAACGGGCCTATCTCTAA
- a CDS encoding MipA/OmpV family protein, giving the protein MTHNTVLRIFLVTLLIAPLSSLAEEKPLWEAGIGIGAMSFPAYRGSDKTHNFLLPVPYFVYHGDFLKADRHGIRGSLFDSELVDLTLSFSASPPTNSDDIDAREGMPDLKTTFEFGPQIDLTLWRNENRTRSLRLRMPARAAFTVERSSESIGWVFSPRLNLDITDLPAMPGWNLGFVAGPIYATEDQHDYFYGVDPQYATNERPAYQTSGGYSGSQFLFTLSKRFERTWVGAFVRYDTLSDAVFEDSPLLTEDSFAAIGVAISWVISESKTRVNVEDY; this is encoded by the coding sequence ATGACACACAACACCGTTTTACGAATATTCTTGGTCACTCTACTCATCGCACCACTTTCAAGCCTCGCGGAGGAGAAACCTCTGTGGGAGGCCGGAATTGGCATTGGTGCAATGAGCTTTCCTGCCTATCGAGGCTCTGACAAGACACACAACTTCCTGCTGCCTGTACCCTATTTCGTCTATCACGGTGACTTTCTCAAGGCTGACCGCCATGGTATCCGTGGCAGTCTGTTCGATTCGGAGCTGGTTGATCTGACACTGAGTTTTTCCGCTTCACCGCCAACCAACAGCGACGATATCGATGCCCGTGAGGGTATGCCTGACCTCAAAACCACCTTTGAGTTTGGGCCCCAGATCGACCTCACCCTGTGGCGCAACGAGAACCGGACACGTTCACTCAGACTGCGAATGCCTGCCCGTGCCGCATTTACGGTTGAACGTTCATCAGAGTCCATCGGCTGGGTCTTTTCACCCAGACTCAATCTGGATATCACCGACCTCCCAGCAATGCCTGGTTGGAATCTTGGTTTTGTCGCCGGACCGATCTATGCCACTGAGGATCAGCACGACTATTTCTATGGAGTTGATCCCCAATATGCGACGAATGAACGACCAGCCTACCAAACCAGTGGGGGTTACAGTGGCAGCCAGTTTCTATTTACCCTATCCAAGCGCTTTGAACGCACCTGGGTTGGTGCATTTGTCCGTTATGATACTCTGAGCGATGCCGTCTTCGAAGACAGCCCACTGCTCACCGAGGATAGCTTTGCAGCAATCGGGGTAGCCATAAGCTGGGTGATCAGTGAATCAAAGACACGGGTCAATGTGGAAGATTACTGA
- a CDS encoding rhodanese-like domain-containing protein → MRSYPNQKTAKFVIASLFFSTSITVTTLTIAQDGESDGNRYYLERFYQQDISSAKAYLGMLGKLKEDRAEDDSEKEDDDEKITIIDVRDATEYRMGHPKKAIHMPYPRIYRECVDNMRTEDGACASGTVYQVRQDPESLFLQIEGRIEDKQTPIATLCRTGFRSVLVANIISKPTTICDLKGYTGSEYDDCITTYQDRGYENVSNIWQGFVGQPMAGIISSSGSRYVVGDDQTLTDLTLADGSMAKGFVAYDLDLNNDGTISSDDKDGWRYHQNLPYSTKMKRKLINAEADAMGYYDLP, encoded by the coding sequence ATGAGATCATATCCAAATCAAAAAACGGCCAAATTTGTCATTGCAAGCCTATTCTTTTCGACCTCAATCACCGTGACCACGCTTACGATCGCACAGGATGGAGAGTCAGATGGTAACAGATACTATCTGGAGCGCTTCTATCAACAGGATATCAGTTCTGCCAAAGCCTATTTAGGCATGCTGGGTAAACTTAAAGAAGATCGCGCTGAGGATGATTCGGAAAAAGAGGATGATGATGAAAAAATTACCATCATCGATGTCAGAGACGCCACTGAATATCGTATGGGTCATCCTAAAAAAGCCATTCACATGCCATACCCACGGATCTATAGAGAGTGTGTCGATAACATGAGGACAGAAGATGGGGCCTGCGCCAGTGGTACGGTCTATCAGGTCAGGCAGGATCCGGAGAGCCTGTTTCTGCAGATCGAAGGAAGAATAGAAGACAAGCAGACACCAATCGCCACGCTATGCCGAACCGGCTTTCGCAGCGTGCTTGTTGCAAACATTATCTCCAAGCCAACGACAATCTGTGATCTGAAAGGTTATACCGGAAGTGAATATGATGATTGCATTACCACATACCAGGATAGAGGCTATGAAAATGTCTCCAATATCTGGCAGGGATTCGTCGGTCAACCCATGGCTGGGATCATCAGTTCCAGCGGCAGTCGATACGTTGTCGGCGATGATCAGACATTGACAGACCTAACCCTTGCTGACGGTTCCATGGCAAAGGGCTTTGTCGCCTATGATCTCGATTTGAATAATGACGGAACCATCAGTAGTGATGACAAGGATGGGTGGCGCTACCATCAAAATCTACCCTATTCGACCAAGATGAAAAGAAAACTGATCAACGCAGAAGCTGACGCTATGGGCTATTACGACCTACCATGA